A DNA window from Brenneria izadpanahii contains the following coding sequences:
- a CDS encoding SphA family protein yields MTHIKPMSRRVMGAAALYLSVMGGHAIAAEGISPLQPGATTGNAAGALPPPGLYLMADVASEGGKLKDERGKTARTPAGQRIKASNISSVAALTWVPGWEALGARYAAAIAQPYKWSRTRISDENGSDVVRSSGMVNTAITPVILSWSLGGGYYLGTGLTLYADNGKFRYAYDATAGRNVKSSTAIGNDYWTVEPSLALTYLADGWNITINNLLDVNTTNKTTDYRSGMTYYLDMTAARRIDNFTLGLIGNYTRQITDDKINGETVSAVPGFYGEGNKMEHVLAGPLLAYDFGAFSVNARMLFSLRAKNDADVSFLHLGFSMPLINFH; encoded by the coding sequence ATGACTCATATAAAGCCGATGTCTCGGCGCGTGATGGGCGCGGCGGCGCTTTATCTCTCCGTGATGGGCGGCCACGCCATTGCCGCGGAGGGCATCAGCCCTCTGCAACCCGGCGCGACGACGGGCAATGCCGCTGGAGCGTTGCCGCCGCCGGGATTGTATTTGATGGCGGATGTCGCATCTGAAGGCGGAAAGCTGAAAGACGAACGGGGCAAAACGGCCAGAACGCCGGCCGGGCAGCGCATTAAGGCGTCCAATATCAGTTCCGTGGCGGCGCTGACCTGGGTGCCGGGCTGGGAAGCGCTGGGCGCGCGTTATGCCGCGGCCATTGCGCAGCCGTATAAATGGTCGCGGACCCGGATCAGCGATGAAAACGGCAGTGACGTCGTGCGCAGCAGCGGCATGGTCAACACCGCCATCACGCCGGTTATCCTGTCATGGAGCTTGGGCGGCGGATATTATTTGGGAACCGGGCTGACGCTCTATGCCGATAATGGAAAATTCCGCTACGCCTATGATGCAACCGCCGGACGCAACGTGAAATCCTCCACCGCCATCGGCAATGATTACTGGACGGTGGAGCCGAGTCTGGCATTAACCTATCTGGCCGATGGCTGGAATATTACGATTAATAATTTGCTGGATGTGAATACCACTAATAAGACAACCGATTACCGTTCGGGCATGACGTATTATCTGGATATGACCGCCGCCAGACGCATCGATAATTTTACCTTGGGATTAATTGGAAATTATACCCGGCAAATTACCGACGATAAAATTAATGGGGAAACGGTGTCCGCAGTGCCGGGGTTTTATGGTGAAGGAAATAAAATGGAGCATGTGCTGGCTGGGCCTTTATTGGCCTATGACTTCGGCGCGTTCTCGGTAAATGCGCGGATGTTGTTCTCGCTACGGGCAAAGAATGACGCCGATGTATCGTTTCTTCACCTCGGATTTAGTATGCCGTTAATTAATTTTCACTGA
- a CDS encoding FAD-dependent oxidoreductase, giving the protein MITKNRGSTYKRRLAMMLLICGMMGSAQAAVTAGQYSATEKGNEGMVNVTVTVDGEGVIKDIAVDASQETPALGGEAGPAVGKAIVEHQSLNVDGVTGATMTSNAVKKAVANALSQAGADVARYQGKVARQGQDEETSVDVVVVGGGVSGTAAALAAAEKGASVLVVEKMPVLGGAGRMASGFTAVESSLQKAKGMKYTAAELTQRLLEYNQYLSNGPLTKKIVDKSASTVDWMINHGVELEIVSTTRDAKQSSVQQAHLEDPIKSDVYHRIKNGGEAAYQKLYADFEKLGGKVMTKTVGKSLIQDDKGKVIGLIAEKADGGKLTVHAKAVILASGGFGANKKMLDEAMLTSNIFPLAWPNMGEGLEMAWAAGGAKWDMQSALIHAAQLIGIEPSEDAHHGGGDAAALDSPLIWLLKSPLLWVDVVGERFADEGHIYDTAFWANVAYSVGGNYYIIVDTPTLQSFSKNAMPFPLSGAGPANPPKPGDFVALADAGTKGGKSDTIFKGKDIAELASHMGIAPASLKATVDRYNENVKAKQDKDFGKKPEYLAYGIEKGPFYAFKAVVVSLSSLGGVRVNSDLQVTNADLKPIDGLYAVGNNAAGFYSVPGYPPYQGLANGFALNSGRIAGEHAAQSISKK; this is encoded by the coding sequence ATGATAACGAAAAACAGAGGAAGCACCTATAAACGGCGGCTTGCCATGATGTTGTTGATCTGCGGCATGATGGGCTCGGCTCAGGCCGCGGTTACCGCGGGTCAGTATAGCGCCACGGAAAAGGGCAACGAAGGCATGGTCAATGTGACGGTCACCGTCGATGGCGAAGGCGTCATCAAAGATATCGCGGTGGATGCCAGTCAGGAAACTCCGGCGCTGGGCGGCGAAGCCGGTCCGGCGGTGGGCAAGGCCATTGTCGAACACCAGAGTCTGAATGTGGACGGCGTGACCGGCGCGACGATGACCAGCAACGCGGTGAAGAAAGCCGTCGCCAATGCCTTATCTCAGGCGGGGGCGGACGTCGCGCGCTATCAGGGCAAGGTCGCCAGGCAGGGACAGGATGAGGAAACCAGCGTCGACGTCGTCGTCGTAGGCGGCGGCGTGTCCGGTACGGCGGCCGCGCTGGCGGCGGCGGAGAAAGGCGCCAGCGTGCTGGTGGTGGAAAAGATGCCGGTGTTGGGCGGCGCGGGTCGGATGGCCAGCGGTTTTACCGCGGTGGAATCGTCGCTGCAAAAAGCCAAAGGCATGAAATATACCGCCGCCGAGCTGACGCAGCGGCTGCTGGAATATAACCAATATTTGTCCAACGGGCCGTTGACGAAAAAGATCGTCGATAAATCGGCTTCGACGGTGGATTGGATGATCAACCACGGCGTGGAGCTGGAAATCGTATCGACGACGCGCGACGCCAAGCAGAGCTCGGTACAGCAGGCGCATCTTGAAGATCCGATAAAATCGGACGTGTATCACCGCATCAAAAACGGCGGCGAGGCCGCTTATCAGAAGTTGTATGCCGACTTCGAGAAACTTGGCGGTAAAGTGATGACCAAAACGGTTGGTAAATCACTGATTCAGGATGATAAAGGAAAAGTGATCGGGCTGATCGCGGAAAAGGCGGACGGCGGTAAATTAACCGTACACGCCAAGGCCGTCATTCTGGCAAGCGGCGGCTTCGGCGCGAACAAGAAGATGCTGGATGAGGCGATGCTGACCTCGAACATTTTCCCGCTGGCATGGCCCAACATGGGTGAGGGGCTGGAAATGGCCTGGGCCGCCGGCGGCGCGAAATGGGATATGCAGTCCGCATTGATTCATGCGGCCCAACTGATTGGCATTGAACCCTCGGAAGACGCGCATCACGGCGGCGGCGACGCGGCGGCGTTGGACAGCCCGCTGATCTGGCTGCTGAAATCTCCGCTGCTGTGGGTGGATGTCGTCGGCGAGCGTTTTGCCGACGAAGGACATATCTACGATACCGCGTTCTGGGCCAACGTCGCCTATTCCGTCGGCGGCAATTATTACATCATCGTCGATACCCCTACGCTGCAATCCTTCAGCAAAAACGCCATGCCGTTCCCGCTGTCGGGAGCCGGTCCGGCCAACCCGCCTAAGCCCGGCGATTTTGTCGCGCTGGCGGATGCCGGCACCAAAGGTGGTAAGAGCGACACGATATTCAAAGGCAAGGACATTGCCGAACTGGCGTCGCATATGGGCATCGCGCCTGCCAGCCTGAAAGCCACCGTCGATCGCTACAACGAAAATGTGAAAGCCAAACAGGACAAGGATTTCGGCAAGAAGCCTGAATATCTGGCATACGGTATCGAAAAGGGACCGTTCTATGCATTTAAGGCGGTGGTGGTTAGCCTGAGCTCCCTGGGCGGCGTGCGGGTCAACTCCGATTTGCAGGTCACTAATGCGGATCTTAAGCCTATCGACGGTCTGTATGCGGTCGGGAATAATGCGGCCGGTTTCTACAGCGTACCGGGTTATCCGCCTTATCAGGGATTGGCGAATGGCTTTGCTCTGAATTCCGGGCGTATCGCCGGCGAACATGCGGCGCAAAGTATTTCGAAAAAATAA
- a CDS encoding DNA-binding transcriptional regulator YciT, with protein sequence MNARQQNIIQLVNQRKSVSVSELAQISGVSEVTIRQDLNTLERNSYLKRVHGYAVAIESDDVDARMQTNFQLKKSLAEYATTLINDGDCVFIEGGSTNALLARYVANSKNVTIITVSHYIAHLLNDTDCDVITLGGLFQKNSQSVVGPLTRSGIQQVHFHKAFIGIDGYHNDTGFTGRNMMRCDVIDAVLSKGVETIVLTDSTKFGQIQPYPISTEYQVNRVITDTHLPQEYRDKMASLGIKLDLVAE encoded by the coding sequence ATGAACGCACGGCAACAAAATATTATTCAGCTCGTCAATCAGCGAAAAAGCGTTAGCGTCAGTGAACTGGCGCAGATTTCCGGCGTGTCGGAAGTCACTATCCGTCAGGATCTCAATACGCTGGAGCGAAATAGCTATCTGAAGCGGGTACACGGCTATGCCGTTGCGATAGAAAGCGATGACGTCGACGCTCGCATGCAGACCAACTTTCAATTAAAAAAATCGCTGGCCGAATATGCGACCACACTGATTAACGACGGCGACTGCGTTTTCATCGAAGGCGGCAGCACCAACGCCCTGTTGGCCCGATACGTCGCCAATAGCAAAAATGTCACCATCATTACCGTCAGCCACTATATCGCTCATCTGCTTAATGATACCGACTGCGACGTCATCACCCTTGGCGGCCTTTTTCAGAAAAACAGCCAGTCGGTGGTCGGACCGTTGACCCGCAGCGGCATCCAGCAGGTGCATTTTCACAAGGCGTTTATCGGCATTGACGGCTACCATAACGATACGGGCTTTACCGGCCGCAATATGATGCGCTGCGACGTCATCGACGCCGTGCTGAGCAAAGGCGTCGAGACAATCGTGCTGACCGATTCCACCAAGTTCGGGCAGATACAGCCCTACCCGATCTCGACCGAATATCAGGTCAACCGGGTGATCACCGATACTCACCTGCCGCAGGAATACCGGGATAAAATGGCGTCTCTGGGCATCAAGCTCGATCTGGTGGCGGAATAG
- the fsa gene encoding fructose-6-phosphate aldolase — protein MELYLDTADLTAVKRLARIFPLAGVTTNPSIIASGGKPVDQVLPALHEILGGNGRLFAQVMAPTAKGMVEDAKKLHAITSNVVVKVPVTAEGLAAIKILKTEGIPTLGTAVYGAGQGLLSALAGAEYVAPYVNRMDVQGGDGIQTVTDLQKLLSLHAPQAKVLAASFKTSRQVLDCLLAGCESVTLPIDVAEQFISAPAVKAAVEKFEHDWRQAFNTVSL, from the coding sequence ATGGAACTCTATCTCGATACCGCTGACCTCACGGCCGTAAAACGTCTGGCCCGTATCTTCCCGCTGGCCGGCGTCACCACCAATCCGAGCATCATCGCCAGCGGCGGCAAGCCCGTGGATCAGGTGTTGCCGGCACTGCATGAAATACTGGGCGGCAACGGGCGTCTATTTGCCCAGGTCATGGCGCCGACGGCGAAAGGCATGGTGGAAGACGCCAAAAAACTGCATGCCATCACCAGTAACGTGGTGGTGAAAGTACCGGTTACCGCGGAAGGGCTGGCGGCCATCAAGATATTGAAAACAGAAGGTATTCCGACATTGGGCACGGCGGTGTACGGCGCGGGCCAAGGGCTGCTGTCCGCGCTGGCGGGAGCCGAGTACGTGGCGCCGTATGTCAATCGTATGGACGTTCAGGGCGGCGACGGCATTCAGACCGTAACCGACCTGCAAAAACTGCTGTCGCTGCATGCGCCGCAGGCGAAAGTGCTGGCCGCCAGTTTTAAGACCTCGCGCCAGGTGCTTGACTGTTTGCTGGCGGGGTGCGAATCGGTGACGCTACCGATCGACGTGGCGGAACAGTTTATCTCCGCGCCGGCGGTAAAAGCCGCGGTGGAAAAATTCGAGCACGACTGGAGGCAGGCGTTCAACACGGTTTCGTTATAG
- a CDS encoding carbohydrate porin, whose amino-acid sequence MKITHRNLWVRMMSAGVVVSGMMLMNGAAAADNTGRPLSEAGEWLADHGITPHLIASQLYLGNPSAGTDTDNHETLTMLMAGADFDLDRMGLIPGGSIHLMQLWVPFTHNLDLGNQSGGVLAGNPPPYIPKTAHLMRFTYEQKLFNDRLSIEAGKSNPGQFFGFTNCNIPSACVNTILNETAVFAPPPYAGWGARIGYRFTPALESAIGAWRTYQAFPFTNGWERWDDDYQSGNTLLVANVAKRVGWQQEPYPFNWEVMAFHNFKEYDDVYYTVNGTSKVYDGSAAARTHDGVSGVYLTAKKALWRRDGGADAQNPAPSAISLHGSVTQTLQSHAHRGIATLADTGLIWSGPWQSRPHDSYGLTFRWAKLTSSERNYLQDMYNVSGGTGWQVPNNEYQLSIDASIMLTPEVNLQMIGARTWNNSNWQYPYSGVKPENGYTFWLQLNVVVDKLLGL is encoded by the coding sequence ATGAAAATAACACACCGTAATTTGTGGGTGAGGATGATGTCCGCCGGGGTTGTCGTGTCCGGTATGATGTTGATGAACGGCGCGGCCGCCGCCGATAATACGGGGCGTCCGCTGTCCGAAGCGGGAGAATGGCTGGCGGATCACGGCATTACGCCGCACCTGATCGCTTCCCAGCTTTATTTGGGAAACCCCAGCGCCGGGACCGACACCGATAACCATGAAACGCTGACGATGCTGATGGCCGGCGCGGATTTCGATCTGGATCGCATGGGGCTGATCCCCGGCGGGAGCATCCACTTGATGCAACTGTGGGTGCCGTTTACCCATAATCTGGATCTCGGCAACCAGTCGGGAGGCGTACTGGCCGGCAACCCGCCCCCATACATTCCTAAGACGGCGCATTTGATGCGTTTCACCTACGAGCAGAAGCTGTTCAACGATCGCTTGTCGATTGAAGCCGGTAAGAGCAATCCCGGCCAGTTCTTCGGTTTCACCAACTGCAATATTCCGTCGGCCTGCGTGAATACCATTCTGAATGAAACGGCGGTATTCGCGCCGCCGCCTTATGCCGGCTGGGGCGCGCGCATCGGCTACCGCTTTACGCCGGCGCTGGAGTCCGCTATCGGCGCCTGGCGCACCTATCAGGCGTTTCCGTTCACCAACGGCTGGGAAAGATGGGACGACGACTACCAGAGCGGCAACACCCTGCTGGTCGCCAACGTAGCCAAGCGCGTCGGCTGGCAGCAAGAACCGTACCCCTTTAACTGGGAGGTGATGGCGTTTCATAACTTCAAAGAGTACGACGACGTCTACTATACGGTGAACGGGACGTCCAAGGTCTACGACGGCAGCGCCGCGGCGCGCACCCACGACGGCGTTTCCGGCGTCTATCTCACCGCCAAGAAGGCGCTGTGGCGGCGCGACGGCGGAGCCGATGCGCAAAACCCGGCGCCCAGCGCCATCAGTCTGCACGGCAGCGTAACGCAGACGTTGCAGTCGCACGCTCACCGGGGCATCGCCACGCTGGCGGATACCGGGCTGATCTGGTCCGGCCCGTGGCAGAGCCGTCCTCACGACAGCTATGGCCTGACTTTCCGCTGGGCCAAACTGACCAGCAGCGAGCGGAACTATCTGCAAGATATGTATAACGTATCGGGCGGAACGGGATGGCAGGTGCCGAACAACGAGTATCAACTCAGCATCGATGCCTCCATCATGCTGACGCCGGAGGTCAATTTACAGATGATCGGCGCCCGCACCTGGAATAACAGCAACTGGCAGTATCCGTATTCCGGAGTCAAGCCAGAAAACGGCTATACCTTCTGGCTGCAATTGAACGTAGTGGTGGATAAACTGCTCGGTCTTTGA
- a CDS encoding acetyl-CoA C-acetyltransferase, with protein MTSLVIASAVRTAIGKFGGSLSSFSAPQLGALVMDEAVRRAGLESSAVTEVIFGNVLQAGLGQNPARQALLQAGLPDTTPATSINMVCGSGLQSVILAAQSVAAGNADVVLAGGMENMSAAPYLLNQARWGYRMGDKTVVDSMVNDGLFCAINRYHMGVTAENVAKRCHISRREQDEAALLSQQRAAAAIERGAFRQEIIPVTLKSKKGDTVFAVDEHPRADASAESLAKLSPAFDPAGSVTAGNASGINDGAAALLVMSEARAKQYGVKPLARIRSYAVSGVDPAVMGIGPVPATRQALSRAGLTVGDLDLVEANEAFAAQFVAVSHELKLDMDKTNINGGAIALGHPIGASGARILVTLLHALAAQDKTLGLATLCVGGGQGVAMIVERI; from the coding sequence ATGACATCACTTGTTATCGCCAGCGCCGTACGAACGGCAATCGGCAAATTCGGCGGCAGCCTGAGCAGCTTCAGCGCGCCGCAGCTAGGCGCATTGGTAATGGATGAGGCGGTTCGCCGGGCGGGACTTGAGTCATCGGCGGTTACGGAAGTGATTTTCGGCAACGTGCTTCAGGCGGGGCTGGGGCAGAACCCCGCTCGTCAGGCGCTGCTGCAGGCCGGTCTGCCGGATACCACGCCGGCCACCAGCATCAATATGGTGTGTGGCTCCGGTCTGCAAAGCGTGATTCTCGCCGCGCAGAGCGTTGCCGCCGGCAATGCGGACGTGGTGCTGGCGGGCGGCATGGAAAATATGTCGGCGGCGCCCTATCTGCTTAATCAGGCGCGCTGGGGATACCGGATGGGCGATAAAACGGTAGTGGACAGCATGGTCAACGACGGTCTGTTCTGCGCCATTAACCGTTATCACATGGGGGTCACGGCGGAAAACGTGGCGAAACGCTGCCATATCAGCCGCCGGGAGCAGGATGAAGCGGCATTGCTTTCCCAGCAGCGGGCGGCGGCGGCGATTGAGCGCGGCGCATTTCGGCAGGAAATCATTCCGGTCACGCTGAAAAGCAAAAAGGGCGATACGGTGTTTGCGGTTGATGAACACCCGCGGGCCGACGCCTCGGCGGAAAGCCTGGCCAAGCTGTCGCCCGCTTTCGATCCCGCCGGTTCAGTAACGGCGGGCAATGCATCGGGGATTAACGACGGCGCCGCCGCGCTGTTGGTGATGAGCGAAGCGAGGGCGAAACAGTATGGCGTTAAGCCTTTGGCCCGTATCCGCAGCTATGCCGTCAGCGGCGTCGATCCCGCCGTGATGGGGATTGGTCCGGTGCCGGCGACCCGGCAGGCGTTGAGCCGGGCGGGGTTAACGGTCGGCGATCTTGACCTGGTGGAAGCTAACGAAGCCTTTGCCGCGCAGTTTGTCGCCGTCAGCCATGAATTAAAGCTGGATATGGATAAAACCAATATTAACGGCGGCGCTATTGCGTTGGGGCATCCAATCGGCGCGTCCGGCGCCCGTATCCTGGTGACGCTGTTACATGCATTGGCCGCACAAGATAAAACTCTGGGACTGGCGACGCTTTGCGTCGGCGGCGGGCAGGGGGTAGCGATGATTGTGGAGCGCATTTGA